A stretch of the Clostridiales bacterium genome encodes the following:
- a CDS encoding alpha-galactosidase, translated as MKCDRQYRFGDMILCYFVDAEQRVSMTLVPEAMEGRVLEKEYRPEPLVQIHALGDPLPNGYGNGHTLADTAASSALKLAGQKQEGNTVITTVADDRGRTVRHRVRWAEGLQALIVSCEFENTGDRPVTLDLLSSMNLAGITPFTAGDASGALYLHRIRSMWSAEGRVQTESIEEAMLERSWTGHALRLCRFGQLGSMPVRDYFPFAALEDRKAGVTWACQLACPSSWQMEIRRHDDCLNLMASLADGDFGHWTKTIAPGECFATPEAYITAGCGGLDEVSQRLLTVQRMNMPRPDAELPVMFNEYCTTWGNPTYENLKQIAECLDGRGLEYLVIDAGWYRKPGEGWSDCGGDWIPEETEMFPEGLKAAADMIRAHGMVPGLWFEPETCARDSEIFRREEMLLTRNGYVIDTDNRRFLDMRKEAVQAYLDERVAGLLKRCGFGYIKIDYNDCIGIGCDDPDGLGEGLRKNMQGTLRFFRRLREAVPGLVIENCASGGHRLEPSLMAVSDMASFSDAHECREIPIIAAALHRVILPAQSQIWAVLRAEDDLRRINYSLVNTFLGVMCLSGDIHHLSAEQWRKVEEGTDFYRRVRHIIRDGVSAFFGNVSESWRHPAGWQAVVRKTGGETLAVIHTFAGEIPEEITLPADAGKILGVMCSEGNRVTLEGGTLRVQLKAEFEAIAVHLG; from the coding sequence ATGAAGTGCGATCGTCAATACCGGTTCGGGGATATGATTCTTTGCTATTTCGTGGATGCGGAGCAGCGGGTGAGCATGACGCTGGTTCCGGAGGCCATGGAAGGCCGGGTGCTGGAAAAGGAATACCGGCCGGAGCCGCTGGTCCAGATCCATGCGCTGGGAGATCCGCTGCCGAACGGATACGGAAACGGGCATACCCTGGCCGATACCGCGGCATCGTCCGCGCTGAAGCTGGCCGGGCAGAAACAGGAAGGGAACACCGTGATCACCACGGTGGCGGATGACCGGGGACGGACCGTCCGCCACCGGGTCCGGTGGGCGGAAGGGCTGCAGGCCCTGATTGTTTCCTGTGAGTTTGAAAACACGGGCGACCGGCCGGTGACGCTGGACCTGCTGTCCAGCATGAACCTGGCCGGGATTACGCCGTTTACCGCAGGCGACGCTTCCGGCGCCCTGTACCTGCACCGGATCCGCAGCATGTGGAGCGCGGAGGGGCGGGTCCAGACCGAAAGCATTGAGGAGGCTATGCTGGAACGGTCCTGGACCGGGCATGCCCTGCGGCTGTGCCGCTTCGGCCAGCTGGGATCCATGCCGGTGCGGGATTATTTCCCCTTTGCGGCCCTGGAAGACCGGAAGGCCGGGGTGACCTGGGCGTGCCAGCTGGCCTGTCCGTCTTCGTGGCAGATGGAAATCCGCCGGCACGACGACTGCCTGAACCTGATGGCATCCCTGGCGGACGGGGATTTCGGGCACTGGACCAAAACCATTGCCCCGGGAGAATGCTTTGCCACGCCGGAAGCGTATATCACGGCCGGATGCGGCGGGCTGGATGAGGTTTCCCAGCGGCTGCTGACTGTCCAGCGGATGAACATGCCCCGGCCGGACGCGGAGCTGCCGGTGATGTTCAACGAATACTGCACCACCTGGGGCAACCCGACGTATGAAAACCTGAAGCAGATCGCGGAATGCCTGGACGGCCGGGGGCTGGAATACCTCGTGATTGATGCCGGCTGGTACCGGAAGCCCGGGGAAGGCTGGTCCGACTGCGGCGGGGACTGGATTCCGGAGGAGACGGAGATGTTCCCGGAGGGCCTGAAGGCTGCCGCGGACATGATCCGGGCCCACGGCATGGTGCCGGGACTCTGGTTTGAACCGGAGACCTGCGCCAGGGATTCCGAAATCTTCCGGCGGGAGGAGATGCTCCTGACCCGGAACGGGTATGTGATCGACACGGACAACCGGCGGTTCCTGGACATGCGGAAGGAAGCGGTGCAGGCGTACCTGGATGAGCGGGTGGCCGGGCTCCTGAAGCGGTGCGGGTTCGGGTATATCAAGATTGACTACAACGACTGCATCGGCATCGGCTGCGACGATCCGGACGGACTGGGGGAAGGCCTGCGGAAGAACATGCAGGGGACACTCCGGTTCTTCCGGCGGCTGCGGGAGGCGGTCCCAGGACTGGTGATTGAGAACTGCGCTTCCGGCGGCCACCGGCTGGAACCCTCCCTGATGGCGGTTTCAGATATGGCTTCCTTCTCGGATGCCCATGAATGCCGGGAGATCCCGATCATCGCGGCGGCGCTGCACCGGGTGATCCTGCCGGCCCAGAGCCAGATCTGGGCGGTGCTGCGGGCGGAGGACGATCTCCGGCGGATCAACTATTCCCTGGTCAACACCTTCCTCGGTGTGATGTGCCTTTCCGGGGATATCCACCACCTTTCCGCGGAGCAGTGGCGGAAGGTGGAGGAGGGAACGGACTTCTACCGCCGGGTGCGGCATATCATCCGCGACGGCGTGAGCGCCTTCTTCGGGAACGTATCGGAAAGCTGGCGCCATCCGGCCGGATGGCAGGCGGTGGTCCGGAAGACCGGCGGGGAGACGCTGGCGGTGATCCATACCTTTGCCGGGGAGATTCCGGAGGAAATCACGCTGCCGGCGGACGCCGGAAAGATCCTGGGCGTGATGTGCTCAGAAGGCAACCGGGTGACCTTGGAAGGCGGAACGCTCCGGGTCCAGCTGAAGGCGGAGTTTGAAGCAATCGCGGTGCACCTGGGATAA
- a CDS encoding zinc-binding alcohol dehydrogenase family protein, whose amino-acid sequence MKAICITQPFETEIRDIPMPVPEAGEALLRILYCGICGADVASFTGNQPFTTYPRIPGHEFSAQVVSVPDNDRGLKPGDLVTCNPYFNCGACYACRKGRVNACMDNQTMGVQRDGAFCEYIRMPLERIIPGGGLNARQLALIEPFAISRHAISRGDIQPGDRVLVVGAGPIGLFALLAAKSKGAEVTVCDLLQGRLDKALHFGADHVVTSGAADEAQQLAAITGGSGFDVCVEACGQSVTFLKCIEQACHGASVILIGNGKKETTFLHSILLKKELNVYGSRNAYTADFEALIRLVSSGAVPVTDMVSAEYDYKDAAAAFDALSHNDGSLEKVLLRFSDPA is encoded by the coding sequence ATGAAAGCGATCTGCATTACCCAACCCTTTGAAACGGAAATCCGGGATATCCCGATGCCCGTTCCGGAAGCCGGGGAAGCCCTGCTCCGGATCCTGTACTGCGGAATCTGCGGGGCGGACGTCGCCAGCTTCACCGGCAACCAGCCTTTCACCACCTATCCCCGGATTCCGGGCCATGAATTTTCCGCCCAGGTTGTTTCCGTCCCGGATAACGACCGGGGCCTGAAGCCCGGGGACCTGGTCACCTGCAACCCGTATTTCAACTGCGGCGCCTGCTATGCCTGCCGGAAAGGCCGGGTCAATGCCTGCATGGACAACCAGACCATGGGTGTCCAGCGGGACGGCGCCTTCTGTGAATATATCCGCATGCCCCTGGAGCGGATCATCCCCGGCGGCGGGCTGAATGCCCGCCAGCTGGCGCTGATCGAGCCCTTCGCCATCAGCCGCCATGCCATCAGCCGCGGCGATATCCAGCCCGGCGACCGGGTGCTGGTGGTGGGCGCCGGCCCCATCGGCCTGTTCGCGCTGCTGGCCGCCAAGTCCAAGGGCGCGGAGGTCACTGTCTGCGACCTGCTGCAGGGCCGGCTGGATAAAGCCCTGCACTTCGGTGCGGACCATGTGGTCACCTCCGGTGCCGCGGATGAAGCGCAGCAGCTGGCCGCCATCACCGGCGGCAGCGGCTTCGATGTGTGCGTGGAAGCCTGCGGCCAGTCCGTCACCTTCCTGAAATGCATTGAGCAGGCCTGCCACGGCGCTTCCGTCATCCTCATCGGCAACGGCAAGAAGGAAACCACCTTCCTCCATTCCATCCTGCTGAAAAAGGAACTGAATGTCTACGGCAGCCGCAACGCCTATACCGCGGATTTCGAGGCGCTGATCCGCCTGGTTTCCTCCGGCGCCGTCCCCGTTACGGATATGGTCAGCGCGGAGTATGATTACAAGGACGCCGCGGCCGCCTTTGACGCCCTGTCCCATAACGACGGAAGCCTGGAAAAAGTGCTCCTTCGTTTCTCTGATCCTGCCTGA
- a CDS encoding RNA-binding transcriptional accessory protein, whose product MDFVNRLAGEFKLRPQQVQAAVDLLDAGNTIPFIARYRKEATGSLDDQVLRELAERLEYLRNLEKRREEIAASLEEQGVMTDELKAQLARAVTLSELEDIYRPYRPKRRTRATVAKERGLEPLALWLMLQQAGDPAAEAAKYIDAEKDVPDAETALAGARDILAETVSDSAEIRKELRTLLNREGVLRSKAAKEEDSVYSMYYDFREPVRTIAPHRILAVNRGEREEFLKVALEVPDEKALELIRKAFVRNSTEAAGQVAEACADAWERLVFPSLEREIRNDLTDRANVSAIKVFSDNLHQLLMQPPIKGKVTLGVDPGFRTGCKLAVVDENGKVLDTGVGYFTLPGNEAGKAASAKLIKGFVKKYGITAIAIGNGTASRESEQFIVSLLPEMPGTAYMIVSEAGASVYSASKLAAEEFPDFDVTQRSAVSIARRMQDPLAELVKIDPKAIGVGQYQHDLKQNELTAALDGVVEQCVNQVGVEVSTASAELLSHVAGIGPALAKNIVAYREENGIASRAALKKVPKLGPKAFEQCAGFLRVMDSKNPLDATAVHPESYDAAKLLLEKLGYDMKEIRGGAADVILRANRYGHEKLAAEIGVGLPTLNDMLSELAKPGRDPRDELPRPVLRTDVLEMKDLKPGMELTGTVRNVIDFGAFVDIGVHQDGLVHISRMAEKFIRHPSEVVKVGDIVKVWVVSVDEQKKRIALTMVQSRM is encoded by the coding sequence ATGGATTTTGTGAACAGGCTGGCGGGAGAATTCAAGCTGCGGCCGCAGCAGGTGCAGGCGGCCGTGGATCTGCTGGACGCGGGGAACACGATTCCCTTTATCGCCCGGTACCGGAAGGAAGCGACCGGGTCGCTGGATGACCAGGTGCTGCGGGAGCTGGCGGAACGGCTGGAATACCTGCGGAACCTGGAGAAGCGCCGGGAGGAAATCGCAGCTTCCCTGGAAGAGCAGGGCGTGATGACGGATGAGCTGAAAGCGCAGCTGGCCCGGGCGGTTACGCTGAGCGAACTGGAGGATATTTACCGGCCTTACCGGCCGAAACGGCGGACCCGGGCCACCGTGGCCAAGGAACGGGGTCTGGAACCGCTGGCCCTGTGGCTGATGCTGCAGCAGGCCGGGGATCCCGCAGCGGAAGCGGCGAAGTACATCGACGCGGAAAAGGACGTGCCGGACGCGGAGACGGCGCTGGCCGGCGCACGGGATATCCTGGCGGAAACGGTGAGCGACAGCGCGGAGATCCGGAAGGAACTGCGGACGCTGCTGAACCGGGAGGGCGTGCTGCGCAGCAAGGCCGCGAAGGAAGAGGACAGCGTATACAGCATGTACTATGACTTCCGGGAGCCGGTGCGGACCATTGCGCCCCACCGGATCCTGGCGGTAAACCGGGGCGAACGGGAGGAGTTCCTGAAGGTGGCGCTGGAGGTGCCGGACGAGAAGGCGCTGGAGCTGATCCGGAAGGCCTTTGTGCGGAACAGTACCGAGGCCGCCGGACAGGTGGCGGAAGCCTGCGCGGACGCCTGGGAACGGCTGGTGTTCCCGTCCCTGGAGCGGGAAATCCGGAACGACCTGACCGACCGGGCCAACGTGAGCGCTATCAAGGTATTCAGCGACAACCTGCACCAGCTGCTGATGCAGCCGCCGATCAAGGGCAAGGTGACCCTGGGCGTGGACCCGGGCTTCCGGACGGGCTGCAAGCTGGCGGTGGTGGACGAGAACGGCAAGGTGCTGGACACCGGCGTCGGATACTTCACCCTGCCCGGGAACGAAGCCGGAAAAGCGGCTTCCGCGAAGCTGATCAAGGGGTTTGTGAAGAAATACGGGATCACAGCCATCGCCATCGGCAACGGAACCGCCAGCCGGGAGAGTGAGCAGTTTATCGTATCCCTGCTGCCGGAAATGCCGGGCACGGCCTACATGATTGTCAGCGAGGCGGGCGCCTCGGTCTACAGCGCCAGCAAGCTGGCGGCGGAGGAATTCCCGGACTTTGACGTGACCCAGCGCAGCGCGGTTTCCATTGCCCGCCGGATGCAGGACCCGCTGGCCGAGCTGGTGAAGATCGATCCCAAGGCGATCGGCGTGGGGCAGTACCAGCACGACCTGAAACAGAATGAACTGACCGCGGCGCTGGACGGCGTGGTGGAACAGTGCGTGAACCAGGTGGGCGTGGAGGTCAGCACGGCTTCCGCGGAGCTGCTGAGCCATGTGGCGGGCATCGGGCCGGCGCTGGCGAAGAATATCGTGGCGTACCGGGAGGAAAACGGAATCGCCAGCCGGGCGGCGCTGAAAAAGGTGCCGAAGCTGGGACCGAAAGCCTTTGAGCAGTGCGCGGGCTTCCTGCGGGTGATGGACAGCAAAAACCCGCTGGACGCCACCGCGGTGCACCCGGAAAGCTATGACGCGGCGAAACTGCTGCTGGAGAAGCTGGGCTACGACATGAAGGAAATCCGGGGCGGCGCAGCGGACGTGATCCTGCGGGCAAACCGGTACGGTCATGAGAAGCTGGCGGCGGAAATCGGGGTCGGCCTGCCGACGCTGAACGATATGCTTTCGGAACTGGCAAAGCCCGGCCGGGACCCCCGGGACGAGCTGCCCCGGCCGGTGCTGCGCACGGACGTGCTGGAGATGAAGGACCTGAAACCCGGGATGGAGCTGACAGGCACGGTGCGCAACGTGATCGACTTCGGCGCGTTTGTGGATATCGGCGTTCACCAGGACGGCCTGGTGCACATCAGCCGGATGGCGGAGAAGTTTATCCGGCATCCATCGGAGGTCGTGAAGGTCGGGGACATCGTGAAGGTATGGGTGGTCAGCGTTGATGAGCAGAAAAAGCGGATTGCGCTGACAATGGTGCAGTCCCGGATGTAA
- a CDS encoding MATE family efflux transporter, which produces MTEGNIWTHMLRFSVPMAIGLLFQQLYNTVDTLVVGQFVGQQAQAAVGSTGPIINTIVGFCAGLATGASVVISQRYGAHDREGLGKAVHTTVALTFIISLIATALGRLIIDPMLRFMQTPEDVMPESGAYLSIYFSGISGILFYNLGSGILRAVGDSRRPLVFLIISALLNTGLDLLFVLAFGMGVDGVAYATVLAQILSAALILLTLTREKGDYGIRWRKVRIDRKSLSMILKLGLPSSIQAAVTSFSNVFVQSYINAFGSACMAGYGVYGKIDAFALIPVQSISMSSTTFVGQNWGARQPARAREGVRTATLMSLISTVVLGLLVFVLARPLMGFFSPEEEVVEYGIRFIRIVTPFYIAVCFNQIYAGALRGVGDATMPTVIMLASFVVFRQIYLAVTKALGAGFIAVALAYPVGWILCSTLLLIRYSRSVLVRKSREAAQP; this is translated from the coding sequence ATGACCGAGGGAAACATCTGGACGCATATGCTGCGGTTTTCCGTTCCGATGGCGATCGGGCTCCTGTTCCAGCAGCTTTACAATACCGTGGACACGCTGGTGGTCGGGCAGTTTGTGGGGCAGCAGGCTCAGGCGGCGGTGGGCTCCACCGGGCCGATCATCAACACGATTGTGGGTTTCTGCGCGGGCCTAGCCACAGGCGCGTCTGTTGTCATTTCCCAGCGCTACGGCGCCCATGACCGGGAAGGCCTGGGCAAAGCGGTGCATACGACGGTGGCGCTGACGTTTATCATCAGCCTGATCGCGACGGCCCTGGGCCGGCTGATCATTGATCCGATGCTGCGGTTCATGCAGACCCCGGAAGACGTGATGCCGGAATCCGGCGCCTACCTGTCCATCTATTTTTCGGGGATCTCCGGAATCCTGTTCTATAACCTGGGAAGCGGAATCCTGCGGGCAGTCGGGGATTCCCGGAGACCGCTGGTCTTCCTGATCATATCCGCGCTGCTGAATACCGGCCTGGACCTGCTGTTTGTGCTGGCTTTCGGCATGGGCGTGGACGGGGTGGCCTACGCGACGGTGCTGGCGCAGATCCTCTCCGCCGCCCTGATCCTCCTGACCCTGACAAGGGAAAAGGGGGACTACGGAATCCGCTGGCGGAAGGTGCGAATCGACCGGAAATCCCTGTCCATGATCCTGAAACTGGGGCTGCCCAGCAGCATCCAGGCGGCGGTGACGTCCTTTTCCAACGTGTTTGTGCAGAGCTACATCAACGCGTTCGGCTCGGCATGCATGGCCGGTTACGGCGTATACGGCAAGATCGACGCCTTTGCCCTGATCCCGGTGCAGAGCATCTCCATGTCCTCCACGACGTTTGTTGGCCAGAACTGGGGCGCAAGGCAGCCGGCCCGGGCAAGGGAAGGGGTCCGGACGGCGACGCTGATGAGCCTGATTTCCACGGTTGTGCTGGGCCTGCTGGTATTTGTGCTGGCCCGGCCGCTGATGGGCTTTTTCTCTCCGGAGGAAGAAGTGGTGGAATACGGCATCCGGTTTATCCGGATTGTGACGCCGTTCTATATTGCGGTGTGCTTTAACCAGATTTACGCGGGGGCCCTGCGCGGCGTCGGGGACGCCACCATGCCGACGGTGATCATGCTGGCCTCCTTTGTGGTGTTCCGGCAGATCTACCTGGCCGTGACCAAAGCGCTGGGCGCGGGATTTATCGCGGTCGCGCTGGCGTATCCGGTGGGATGGATCCTGTGCTCCACGCTGCTGCTGATCCGGTATTCCCGCAGCGTGCTGGTGCGGAAAAGCCGGGAGGCCGCGCAGCCGTAA
- a CDS encoding epoxyqueuosine reductase QueH — MEKRNYQREMEAEIARLEGRRPTLLLHSCCGPCSSAVLERLTEHFRVTLLYYNPNIEPEAEYLHRLNEQKRLLELLPGEIPLLPCGYDNAAFEAFAPAMADAPEGGERCLACFGLRLDYTAARAKEHGFEYFTTTLSVSPHKNADNVNRIGEEAGKKHGVKYLFADFKKKNGYLRSLELSKEYGLYRQDYCGCRYSMNHDQAD; from the coding sequence ATGGAGAAACGAAACTACCAGCGGGAGATGGAAGCGGAAATCGCGCGGCTGGAAGGCCGTCGGCCGACGCTGCTGCTGCACAGCTGCTGCGGCCCGTGCTCCAGCGCGGTGCTGGAGCGGCTGACGGAGCATTTCCGGGTGACGCTGCTGTATTACAATCCCAATATTGAGCCGGAGGCGGAATACCTGCACCGGCTGAACGAGCAGAAGCGCCTGCTGGAACTGCTGCCGGGAGAAATCCCGCTGCTGCCCTGCGGGTATGACAACGCGGCCTTTGAGGCGTTTGCCCCGGCCATGGCGGACGCGCCGGAGGGCGGGGAACGGTGCCTGGCCTGCTTTGGACTGCGGCTGGACTATACGGCGGCCCGGGCAAAGGAACACGGATTTGAGTATTTTACGACGACGCTTTCCGTGAGCCCCCACAAGAATGCGGACAACGTGAACCGGATCGGGGAGGAAGCGGGAAAGAAGCACGGGGTGAAATACCTCTTTGCGGATTTCAAGAAAAAGAACGGATACCTGCGGTCGCTGGAGCTGTCGAAGGAATACGGGCTGTACCGGCAGGACTACTGCGGATGCCGGTATTCGATGAACCATGACCAGGCGGACTGA
- a CDS encoding DUF4982 domain-containing protein has translation MNSICLDRQWTFRKGLLDSIGQLKSDPGTIVSLPHDGMIGTPVTPDAPARSDMGYFTGGLTSYTKMVEIPREWENGCVGLQIDGAMMNASVEINGCKAAVQHYGYAPFYVDLTGLAEFGAENRITVNVNTSMQPNSRWYTGSGLYRGVKLLHGPKVHLAPDGIYAFTREIADGLAFLEVRAEIRNDGSTNRLAEAEAVLLDEQTGEKAAGAKQVIQVNAGTTGTARIRFSVENPKLWDAAEPNLYRVRVQVRDLGEFRTHLEADPAPTVDEDSTLFGIRTITADARRGLQVNGKTVKLKGGCVHHDNGLLGSVSLYETEARKVRKLKELGFNAVRTAHNPPSAALVEACDRLGMYIFDEAFDAWGIAKRGGDYSQFFADCWEKDLTAFVRRDRSHPSVILWSTGNEIPERGGLNEGYLWSGRLADTIRRLDGTRPVSNGICSFWSGLDDKLAEGQNQAQNAEGSGDLLWENGTEPFVNGLDVVGYNYMEGLYEKDHALYPDRVILGSENFPKEIGCHWPLVEALPYVIGEFTWTAWDYLGEAGIGKAVRFAEDDPGLQKGAWALMPPDGSPFPWRTANDADFDITGRMTPQGAYRSTVWGNPATFLYTRNPEDFGRRELITPWGFPVLLSCWNYAGREGKPVELVVFSGAEEVELLVNGESVGRKPVSRDGEMPGSACFEAVYRPGRVEAVSYTGGAEVSRAVLETTGAPARIRLLPEKNQMQVDGHDLVYVNIRVEDAEGRVVPDAEIRLSAQTAGAGWLAAFGTANPVTAEDYTDGNTVSWRGRAQAVLRAGYDPGSLSLTVSADGLAAETVQLDVVC, from the coding sequence ATGAACAGTATCTGCCTGGACCGCCAATGGACATTCCGGAAGGGACTGCTGGATTCAATCGGCCAGCTGAAGTCGGATCCGGGAACAATCGTCAGCCTGCCCCACGACGGCATGATCGGCACCCCGGTCACGCCGGACGCGCCGGCCCGGTCGGATATGGGATATTTCACCGGCGGGCTCACCAGCTACACGAAGATGGTGGAGATCCCCCGCGAATGGGAAAACGGCTGTGTCGGCCTGCAGATCGACGGGGCCATGATGAACGCCTCCGTGGAGATCAACGGCTGCAAGGCTGCCGTGCAGCATTACGGATACGCGCCGTTCTACGTGGACCTCACCGGCCTGGCGGAATTCGGCGCCGAAAACCGGATCACCGTCAATGTCAACACCAGCATGCAGCCCAACTCCCGCTGGTATACCGGCTCCGGGCTGTACCGGGGCGTGAAGCTCCTGCACGGCCCGAAGGTGCACCTCGCCCCGGACGGAATCTATGCCTTCACCCGGGAGATCGCGGACGGCCTGGCCTTCCTGGAGGTCCGGGCGGAGATCCGGAATGACGGAAGCACCAACCGCCTGGCGGAGGCTGAAGCGGTCCTGCTGGATGAACAGACAGGCGAAAAGGCCGCCGGGGCAAAACAGGTCATCCAGGTCAATGCCGGCACCACCGGAACCGCCCGCATCCGGTTTTCCGTGGAAAACCCGAAGCTCTGGGACGCCGCGGAACCCAATCTGTACCGGGTCCGGGTGCAGGTCCGTGACCTGGGGGAATTCCGCACGCATCTGGAGGCGGATCCCGCCCCCACGGTGGATGAGGATAGCACGCTTTTCGGCATCCGGACCATTACGGCGGATGCCCGGCGGGGACTGCAGGTCAATGGAAAGACCGTCAAGCTCAAGGGCGGCTGTGTGCATCATGACAACGGGCTCCTGGGTTCCGTCTCCCTTTATGAAACTGAAGCCCGGAAGGTCCGGAAGCTGAAAGAGCTGGGGTTCAATGCCGTCCGGACGGCCCATAACCCGCCCTCCGCGGCGCTGGTGGAAGCCTGCGACCGCTTGGGCATGTATATCTTTGACGAAGCGTTCGATGCCTGGGGCATCGCGAAGCGGGGTGGCGATTACAGCCAGTTCTTCGCGGACTGCTGGGAGAAGGACCTCACGGCCTTTGTCCGCCGGGACCGCTCCCATCCCAGCGTGATCCTCTGGTCCACGGGAAATGAAATCCCCGAGCGCGGCGGCCTGAACGAAGGATACCTGTGGTCCGGGCGCCTGGCGGATACCATCCGCCGCCTGGATGGAACCCGGCCGGTCAGCAACGGAATCTGCTCCTTCTGGAGCGGCCTGGATGACAAGCTGGCGGAAGGCCAGAACCAGGCCCAGAACGCGGAAGGCAGCGGGGATCTCCTGTGGGAGAATGGAACCGAGCCTTTTGTCAACGGCCTGGACGTGGTCGGATACAACTATATGGAAGGCCTGTATGAGAAGGATCACGCGCTCTATCCGGACCGGGTGATCCTCGGGTCCGAGAACTTCCCGAAGGAGATCGGCTGCCACTGGCCTCTGGTGGAGGCGCTGCCGTACGTCATCGGCGAGTTCACCTGGACCGCCTGGGATTACCTGGGCGAAGCCGGAATCGGCAAAGCGGTCCGCTTCGCCGAAGATGATCCGGGGCTGCAGAAGGGCGCGTGGGCGCTGATGCCGCCGGACGGTTCCCCCTTCCCCTGGCGGACGGCCAACGACGCGGATTTTGATATCACCGGCCGGATGACGCCCCAGGGCGCGTACCGGAGCACCGTATGGGGAAATCCCGCAACCTTCCTGTATACCCGGAATCCGGAGGACTTCGGCCGTCGGGAACTGATCACCCCCTGGGGATTCCCGGTCCTGCTTTCCTGCTGGAACTATGCCGGCCGGGAAGGAAAGCCCGTGGAGCTGGTCGTTTTCTCCGGGGCGGAGGAAGTCGAGCTCCTCGTCAACGGGGAAAGCGTCGGCCGCAAGCCGGTTTCCCGGGACGGGGAAATGCCGGGCAGCGCCTGCTTTGAGGCCGTGTACCGCCCGGGCCGGGTGGAAGCGGTCAGTTATACCGGCGGCGCGGAAGTCAGCCGCGCGGTGCTGGAAACCACCGGAGCCCCGGCGCGGATCCGCCTGCTGCCCGAAAAGAATCAGATGCAGGTGGACGGGCATGACCTGGTTTATGTGAATATCCGGGTGGAGGACGCGGAAGGCCGGGTCGTGCCCGATGCGGAAATCCGCCTCTCCGCCCAAACCGCGGGAGCGGGGTGGTTGGCCGCCTTCGGTACCGCCAACCCGGTCACCGCCGAAGACTATACGGATGGAAACACCGTCAGCTGGCGCGGCCGCGCCCAGGCGGTGCTCCGTGCCGGATATGACCCCGGCAGCCTTTCGCTCACGGTTTCGGCCGACGGCCTGGCGGCGGAAACCGTCCAGCTGGATGTAGTTTGCTGA
- a CDS encoding amidohydrolase: MIDAHAHLWLEQNGVVDGLPVYALGGGRSQFGREVRQMLPPAMTDGVNSAERFLSHMDFSRVGGAVITQEYIDGNQDAYLREVRREYPDRFRVCALYEENGVPDTDGMDGIKICGSRLADPDLLHHAAVFEEADRRGLFIGIDLADGSLQTGALRELALEHPSLRIAIGHFGMVTRPGWEEQIRLACLPNVSVESGGITWLFNEEYYPYPSAVRAILTARDICGMDKLMWGSDYPRTMTAITYRMSWDFIDRSPLLTDGEKRLLFHENAARFYRFGTLPDLPVIHHMAE; the protein is encoded by the coding sequence ATGATCGATGCGCATGCCCATCTCTGGCTGGAACAGAACGGGGTTGTGGACGGCCTGCCCGTATATGCCCTGGGCGGCGGCCGCAGCCAATTCGGCCGGGAAGTCCGCCAGATGCTGCCCCCCGCGATGACGGACGGGGTCAACAGTGCGGAGCGTTTCCTTTCCCATATGGATTTTTCCCGGGTAGGCGGCGCCGTCATCACCCAGGAGTATATCGATGGAAACCAGGATGCCTACCTCCGGGAGGTCCGCCGGGAATACCCGGACCGTTTCCGGGTCTGCGCCCTGTATGAGGAAAACGGCGTTCCGGATACCGACGGAATGGACGGCATCAAGATCTGCGGAAGCCGCCTGGCGGATCCGGACCTGCTTCACCACGCCGCCGTCTTTGAGGAAGCAGACCGCCGCGGCCTGTTCATCGGCATCGATCTGGCGGACGGCAGCCTGCAGACCGGCGCGCTGCGGGAGCTGGCCCTGGAACATCCGTCGCTCCGGATTGCCATCGGCCACTTCGGCATGGTCACCCGCCCGGGATGGGAGGAACAGATCCGCCTGGCCTGCCTGCCGAACGTTTCCGTCGAATCCGGCGGAATCACCTGGCTTTTCAATGAGGAGTATTATCCCTATCCGTCCGCGGTCCGGGCCATCCTCACCGCCCGGGATATCTGCGGCATGGACAAGCTGATGTGGGGCTCGGATTACCCGCGCACCATGACCGCCATCACCTACCGCATGAGCTGGGACTTCATCGACAGATCCCCGCTCCTGACGGACGGGGAAAAGCGTCTCCTGTTCCATGAAAATGCCGCCAGATTCTATCGTTTCGGAACACTGCCGGACCTGCCGGTGATTCACCACATGGCAGAATAA